The proteins below are encoded in one region of Planctomycetia bacterium:
- the cyaB gene encoding class IV adenylate cyclase, translating into MSFEVEQKFRVNDAAALEARLTERGVTFGTPIAQCDRYFNHPSVDYALTDEALRIRRSGNEVFITYKGPKLDATTKTRRELELPLTADEERWAELLVLLRFRPVAEVRKSRRIGEIAFQGLDFEIALDDVAEVGSFCELEVQATALALDRARESLQSLAAELGLTAVERCSYLELLLARREAPRQK; encoded by the coding sequence ATGTCGTTTGAGGTAGAGCAGAAGTTTCGCGTGAACGACGCGGCGGCGCTCGAAGCGCGGCTGACCGAACGTGGCGTGACATTCGGTACTCCGATCGCGCAGTGTGATCGGTATTTCAATCATCCGAGCGTCGACTATGCCCTAACGGACGAAGCGTTGCGAATTCGTCGCTCAGGCAACGAAGTGTTCATCACTTACAAAGGCCCAAAGCTCGACGCCACGACCAAGACGCGCCGCGAATTGGAACTGCCGCTCACGGCGGATGAAGAGCGCTGGGCGGAGTTGCTCGTATTGCTGCGATTTCGACCGGTCGCCGAAGTTCGCAAGTCGCGGCGCATTGGCGAGATCGCCTTCCAGGGACTCGACTTCGAGATCGCTCTCGACGACGTCGCGGAGGTCGGAAGCTTTTGCGAATTGGAAGTTCAGGCCACGGCCCTGGCACTGGACCGCGCGCGGGAGTCGCTCCAATCGCTGGCAGCCGAACTGGGGCTGACAGCGGTGGAGCGATGCAGCTACCTGGAGCTACTCTTGGCGCGCCGCGAAGCGCCGCGCCAAAAGTAG
- a CDS encoding methyl-accepting chemotaxis protein, producing MSIIARLRRMSIQSKMLVSLFLIGLAPAVIVGGLAYRSCRDGQIAESGLRLQTLAEETIDKVDRNLFERYGDVQAFAANPKALGDVEALRGAANHYTRLYGIYDLMLIVDRDGKIIVANTEAYNGDAVDSAALIGQSVRGEPWFEEIAAGRVKFGATFFSDMERNPRVAEVAKTNGLCLAYAAPIVDEQGNVVRIWVNWASWDRIVGEIMVNQRKGLEEKGYQNICAQLISQQGVVLFDEQPAAILKTDLAKSGLNAAQQLVAGDRGFTTEFNPELNTKQINGFAASKGALGFAGYRWGVLVRQNAADAYRLARSLALTMAIVVGAAALVVAAVSYGLTRAICRPILNVVEVVQAAAQGELTKRVTVRSSDEIGALGTAINQLCDSLQQMVRRVIDSSRSLTQSADQLANTSGGLEQGAADTTHQTATVAAAAEQMSVGARSMAGAAEQVSANVRTVATAIDQMAANMTEISKNVESSSAVAQEAASLAEQSNERVQALGVAAEEIGKVIDVIQDIADQTNLLALNATIEAARAGEAGKGFAVVATEVKELAKQSAVATEGIRNKVLGIQASTGETVKSIAQIGTAIRKVNDSAKSIATAVDQQNGATREISQNVARTNSAAAVMAQNVSESAAACQEIAVNIVKVERSAKETAQGATETRTVGGHMQSLAGELQSLVAQYNA from the coding sequence ATGTCGATCATTGCGCGCCTGCGGCGCATGAGCATTCAGTCGAAAATGCTCGTTAGTTTGTTTCTGATTGGTCTCGCGCCGGCTGTGATTGTCGGCGGATTGGCGTATCGCAGTTGCCGCGACGGCCAGATCGCCGAGTCCGGCCTGCGGTTGCAGACACTCGCGGAAGAAACGATCGACAAAGTCGATCGCAATCTGTTCGAGCGTTACGGCGACGTGCAAGCCTTCGCCGCGAATCCAAAGGCGCTCGGCGACGTGGAAGCGTTGCGCGGCGCGGCGAACCACTACACGCGGCTCTACGGCATTTACGACCTGATGCTGATCGTGGATCGTGACGGCAAAATCATCGTGGCCAATACCGAGGCCTATAACGGCGACGCGGTGGACAGCGCGGCCCTGATCGGGCAAAGCGTCCGGGGAGAACCCTGGTTCGAAGAAATCGCCGCGGGTCGCGTCAAGTTCGGCGCCACGTTTTTCAGTGACATGGAACGCAATCCACGCGTGGCCGAGGTGGCGAAGACCAACGGTCTTTGCCTGGCCTACGCGGCGCCGATCGTCGATGAGCAAGGCAACGTCGTGCGCATCTGGGTGAACTGGGCCTCGTGGGACCGGATCGTCGGCGAGATCATGGTCAACCAGCGCAAGGGGCTCGAGGAAAAGGGCTACCAGAACATCTGCGCGCAGCTCATCTCGCAGCAAGGCGTCGTGTTGTTCGACGAACAACCGGCCGCGATTCTGAAAACGGATCTCGCCAAAAGCGGGCTCAATGCCGCGCAGCAGCTGGTCGCCGGCGACCGGGGTTTTACGACCGAGTTCAATCCGGAACTGAATACGAAGCAAATCAACGGTTTCGCGGCGTCGAAGGGCGCCTTGGGCTTCGCCGGTTACCGCTGGGGCGTGCTCGTCCGGCAAAACGCCGCCGACGCTTATCGCCTGGCGCGCTCGCTCGCGCTCACGATGGCCATCGTCGTCGGCGCGGCTGCATTGGTCGTGGCCGCCGTCTCCTATGGATTGACGCGGGCGATTTGCCGTCCGATCCTCAACGTCGTCGAAGTCGTCCAAGCGGCCGCGCAAGGCGAACTCACCAAGCGCGTCACGGTTCGTTCCAGCGACGAGATCGGCGCGCTCGGCACGGCGATCAATCAACTCTGCGACAGCCTGCAGCAGATGGTCCGGCGCGTGATCGACAGTTCGCGATCACTGACGCAGTCGGCGGATCAACTTGCGAACACGTCCGGCGGTTTGGAACAGGGCGCCGCGGACACCACGCATCAGACCGCCACCGTGGCGGCCGCGGCGGAACAGATGTCGGTCGGAGCTCGGAGCATGGCGGGCGCCGCTGAGCAAGTCTCCGCGAACGTGCGTACCGTAGCGACTGCCATCGATCAAATGGCCGCCAATATGACCGAGATCTCGAAGAACGTGGAAAGCTCGTCCGCGGTCGCTCAGGAGGCCGCGTCGCTGGCGGAGCAAAGCAATGAGCGTGTGCAGGCGCTCGGCGTTGCGGCGGAGGAGATCGGAAAAGTCATTGATGTCATCCAGGACATCGCCGATCAAACTAACCTGTTGGCACTGAACGCCACGATTGAAGCCGCCCGCGCCGGCGAGGCTGGCAAAGGCTTCGCGGTCGTCGCGACGGAAGTCAAAGAATTGGCGAAGCAATCCGCGGTCGCCACCGAGGGCATCCGCAACAAGGTGCTCGGCATTCAAGCTTCGACTGGCGAAACCGTGAAGTCGATCGCCCAGATCGGCACGGCGATTCGCAAGGTGAACGACTCCGCGAAATCGATCGCGACGGCCGTCGACCAACAAAACGGCGCCACACGAGAGATCTCGCAAAACGTCGCGCGGACGAATTCCGCGGCCGCGGTCATGGCGCAGAACGTGTCGGAAAGCGCCGCGGCCTGCCAGGAGATCGCGGTGAATATCGTCAAAGTCGAACGCTCCGCCAAAGAGACGGCGCAAGGCGCGACCGAGACGCGCACCGTCGGAGGACACATGCAGTCGCTGGCCGGGGAATTGCAGTCTCTGGTGGCGCAGTACAACGCTTGA
- a CDS encoding rhodanese-like domain-containing protein: MSSGSSMPWEVDVRTVDSMRRTGESFLLLDCREPDEYATARIEGALMLPMSELAERMGELSERQQDCIVVHCHHGGRSLRVARWLRTQGFDRTQSMAGGIDQWSQEIDPQVPRY, from the coding sequence ATGTCTTCAGGATCGTCCATGCCGTGGGAAGTGGATGTCCGTACGGTCGATTCTATGCGCCGTACCGGGGAATCGTTTCTGCTGCTCGATTGCCGGGAGCCGGACGAGTACGCGACTGCCCGGATTGAAGGCGCGCTAATGCTGCCAATGTCCGAGTTGGCGGAGCGGATGGGCGAACTGAGCGAGCGTCAACAGGATTGCATCGTCGTCCATTGCCACCACGGCGGACGTAGTCTGCGCGTCGCGCGGTGGCTAAGAACTCAGGGTTTCGATCGAACCCAGAGCATGGCAGGCGGCATCGATCAATGGTCGCAAGAAATCGATCCGCAAGTTCCGCGTTATTGA
- a CDS encoding DUF1559 domain-containing protein encodes MAREAARKAQCINNLKQLGLAVLNYESTFKIFPPSSTGPVNHSSSIDPGAIFPPMTSAANPLAVPYPSAGHSWISLSLPYFEQTALHKRINFKAAPFLSVVEPITANRNNLVVKTALPPVICPTYSGDPISTTPPSTPKQTMKAAYQQTDFTEPAITTYFAAGASTWLDAQQKRGLINNDAETFNGWPSPNTDAMISPVKSRRFADVLDGASNTCLLVESRETNCNSWMDGNVAAVVALLPVPTPTIVVGANLKYPNVRFPQVTGSNPAKVALNKGGVLDSSDSTGDSYVPTQATGLINKCVWGPSSEHSGAVNHLWGDGRASSIADNVDVQVYYSNYTRAGTEPTGGEAP; translated from the coding sequence GTGGCCCGCGAGGCTGCCCGTAAGGCTCAGTGCATCAACAACCTCAAGCAGCTCGGCTTGGCGGTGCTGAACTACGAGAGTACGTTCAAGATTTTCCCGCCGTCGTCAACCGGCCCGGTGAATCACTCGAGTTCCATTGACCCGGGCGCCATCTTTCCGCCGATGACAAGTGCGGCCAATCCGTTGGCCGTGCCGTACCCGAGTGCCGGCCACAGCTGGATTTCGCTGTCGCTGCCGTACTTCGAGCAAACGGCGTTGCACAAGCGGATCAACTTCAAAGCTGCGCCGTTTCTCAGCGTTGTCGAACCGATTACGGCGAACCGCAACAATCTGGTCGTGAAGACCGCGTTGCCGCCGGTGATTTGCCCGACGTATTCGGGGGATCCGATCTCGACCACGCCGCCATCGACGCCGAAGCAAACGATGAAGGCGGCATACCAACAGACTGATTTTACTGAGCCGGCGATTACGACCTACTTCGCGGCTGGCGCTTCGACGTGGTTGGACGCGCAGCAAAAGCGGGGTCTGATCAACAATGACGCCGAGACGTTCAATGGTTGGCCTTCTCCCAACACGGACGCGATGATCAGCCCGGTCAAGTCGCGCCGGTTCGCCGACGTCTTGGACGGAGCGTCCAACACCTGTTTGCTGGTGGAAAGCCGTGAGACGAACTGCAATTCGTGGATGGACGGTAACGTGGCCGCGGTGGTCGCCTTGTTGCCCGTTCCCACGCCGACGATCGTCGTCGGCGCCAATCTGAAGTATCCCAACGTGCGTTTCCCGCAGGTGACCGGTAGCAATCCAGCCAAGGTCGCCCTTAACAAGGGCGGCGTGCTGGACTCGTCGGATTCAACCGGCGATTCGTACGTGCCGACGCAGGCGACGGGCTTGATCAACAAGTGCGTATGGGGGCCGAGCAGCGAGCACAGCGGCGCCGTCAATCACCTCTGGGGTGACGGTCGCGCCAGCTCAATCGCTGACAACGTCGACGTGCAGGTTTACTACTCGAACTACACCCGCGCCGGCACCGAGCCGACCGGTGGCGAGGCCCCGTAG